The Verrucomicrobiota bacterium JB022 genome contains a region encoding:
- the dprA gene encoding DNA-processing protein DprA — protein sequence MEPQDEAQAVMVLNALPDFGPVGIRKLVQRFGSARAVLAASAEALEPVLSAPKRQCLLNWRERFDLGRELERLKTLQARFIPAGDAAYPSRLQGQRDAPVGLYQRGEVDWRLPAVAIVGTRGCSQYGRKVAYEWAKTLAANGVIVVSGLALGVDAYAHQGALDGGGKTVGVLGNGLDVVYPRENRELYARMAEEGALLTEFYLGRKADRQTFPQRNRIVAGISQATLVIETDERGGSLITARFALEQGRTVLALPGRIDQPTSKGCHMLIREGAILVTSPEEVLEELSWRPEPLELDFGAPEEDGHAANMATPPAALEQLDPASRQILELLAEGEVLHVDQLSERLDRAPAEVGAQLMLLEIEGWVSKRFDGTYEKAY from the coding sequence ATGGAGCCGCAGGACGAAGCGCAGGCCGTGATGGTCCTGAATGCCTTGCCGGACTTCGGGCCGGTGGGGATCCGCAAGCTGGTGCAACGCTTTGGCTCGGCCCGCGCCGTGTTGGCGGCCTCCGCTGAGGCATTGGAGCCGGTCTTGAGCGCGCCCAAGCGGCAATGCCTGCTCAACTGGCGCGAACGCTTCGACCTGGGGCGCGAGCTGGAGCGGCTCAAGACCTTGCAGGCACGCTTCATCCCGGCGGGCGATGCCGCTTACCCCTCTCGGCTGCAAGGGCAGCGCGATGCGCCGGTGGGGCTCTACCAGCGGGGCGAAGTCGACTGGCGCTTGCCGGCGGTGGCGATCGTCGGCACCCGGGGTTGCAGCCAATACGGGCGCAAAGTGGCTTACGAGTGGGCCAAAACGCTCGCGGCCAACGGCGTGATCGTGGTCAGCGGGCTGGCGCTCGGCGTCGATGCCTACGCCCACCAGGGCGCGCTCGATGGCGGGGGCAAGACGGTGGGGGTGCTCGGCAACGGCCTCGACGTCGTTTACCCGCGCGAAAATCGTGAGCTTTACGCCCGCATGGCGGAAGAGGGAGCGCTGTTGACGGAGTTTTACCTCGGGCGCAAGGCCGACCGCCAGACCTTCCCCCAGCGCAACCGCATCGTGGCGGGTATCAGCCAGGCTACGCTGGTCATCGAAACCGATGAGCGGGGCGGCAGCCTGATCACGGCGCGCTTTGCGCTGGAGCAGGGGCGTACGGTGCTGGCGTTGCCAGGCCGGATCGACCAGCCGACTTCCAAAGGCTGCCACATGTTGATCCGCGAAGGTGCCATCCTGGTGACTTCGCCCGAAGAGGTGTTGGAAGAACTATCGTGGCGCCCGGAGCCGCTGGAGCTGGATTTCGGGGCGCCGGAGGAAGACGGTCATGCCGCCAACATGGCGACGCCGCCCGCCGCGCTGGAGCAGCTCGACCCGGCTTCGCGCCAGATCCTCGAACTGCTGGCCGAGGGCGAAGTGCTGCATGTCGACCAGTTGAGCGAGCGGCTCGACCGCGCGCCGGCCGAGGTGGGCGCCCAGTTGATGCTGCTCGAGATCGAGGGCTGGGTGAGCAAGCGCTTCGACGGCACCTACGAAAAAGCCTACTGA
- a CDS encoding histidine triad nucleotide-binding protein translates to MSGPTLFEKIIAGDIPAQKEYEDDVCIAIHDINPQAPIHLLIIPRKPIPRVGEALNEDQLILGHLLLVARNLAKSLELETGFRIVINNGPDGGETVPHLHVHLLGGRPLEWPPG, encoded by the coding sequence ATGTCTGGTCCCACGTTATTTGAGAAGATCATTGCCGGCGACATCCCGGCGCAAAAGGAATACGAGGACGACGTCTGCATCGCGATTCACGACATCAACCCGCAGGCGCCCATCCACCTTTTAATCATCCCCCGCAAGCCGATCCCTCGGGTGGGCGAAGCACTGAACGAAGATCAACTGATCCTCGGCCACCTGCTGCTTGTCGCGCGCAATCTGGCCAAATCGCTGGAGCTCGAAACGGGTTTCCGTATCGTGATCAACAACGGACCCGATGGCGGCGAAACCGTGCCGCACCTCCACGTGCACCTGCTCGGCGGTCGCCCGCTCGAATGGCCCCCCGGTTGA
- the nrdR gene encoding transcriptional regulator NrdR → MICPRCQAGDTRVIDSRLARNGQAIRRRRQCNACGYRFTTAEEHVRDELWVKKNDGRREPFESGKILNGLRRACEKRPIDPEQLRMIVGDVTAEMEASYDSEIPARDIGEAIMKRLKTIDQIAYVRFASVYKEFRDIDELAQEISALRREARPASSEARLG, encoded by the coding sequence ATGATCTGCCCGCGTTGCCAGGCCGGGGACACCCGGGTGATCGACTCCCGCCTCGCCCGCAACGGCCAGGCCATCCGCCGCCGCCGCCAGTGCAATGCCTGCGGCTACCGCTTTACCACGGCCGAAGAGCACGTGCGCGACGAGCTGTGGGTGAAGAAGAACGATGGGCGCCGCGAGCCCTTCGAGTCGGGCAAGATCCTCAACGGCCTGCGCCGCGCCTGCGAAAAAAGACCGATCGACCCTGAGCAGCTCCGCATGATCGTAGGCGATGTAACCGCTGAAATGGAAGCGAGTTACGACAGCGAAATCCCCGCACGCGACATCGGGGAGGCGATCATGAAAAGACTGAAAACTATTGATCAAATCGCCTATGTGCGCTTTGCTAGTGTGTACAAGGAGTTTAGGGACATTGATGAACTCGCGCAGGAAATATCGGCCCTCCGTCGCGAAGCCCGCCCCGCTTCAAGCGAAGCAAGACTGGGCTAA
- a CDS encoding aminodeoxychorismate/anthranilate synthase component II: MLLVIDNFDSFTFNIVQYFGQLGWKPEVFRNHELTGEEVVAMQPRMVVISPGPCSPKEAGNSLDIIGAVSKARIPLFGVCLGHQCIGDFFGGDVVRAERLMHGKTSPIYHQGTDIFADVPTPFPATRYHSLLVKRDTFPSELEITAETEIGEIMGLRHRELPIWGVQFHPESMATEHGHKMLQNFLHLAEKFSPNKTPAASHS, encoded by the coding sequence ATGCTGCTAGTTATCGACAATTTCGACTCCTTTACCTTCAACATCGTGCAGTACTTCGGCCAGCTCGGCTGGAAGCCCGAAGTGTTCCGCAATCACGAGTTGACGGGCGAGGAAGTCGTGGCGATGCAACCCCGCATGGTCGTCATCTCCCCCGGGCCCTGCAGCCCCAAGGAGGCCGGTAACAGCCTCGACATCATCGGTGCCGTCAGCAAGGCCCGCATCCCCCTCTTTGGCGTCTGCCTCGGCCACCAGTGCATTGGCGACTTCTTTGGCGGCGATGTCGTGCGGGCCGAACGCCTGATGCACGGCAAGACCTCGCCCATCTACCACCAGGGCACGGATATCTTTGCCGACGTGCCGACGCCCTTCCCCGCCACGCGCTACCACTCCCTCCTAGTCAAGCGCGACACCTTCCCCAGCGAGCTCGAGATCACCGCCGAGACGGAGATCGGCGAGATCATGGGCCTGCGCCACCGCGAGTTACCGATCTGGGGCGTGCAGTTCCACCCCGAGTCGATGGCGACGGAGCATGGGCACAAGATGCTGCAAAACTTCCTCCACCTGGCCGAAAAGTTCTCCCCGAACAAGACCCCTGCCGCCTCCCATTCATGA
- a CDS encoding glycosyltransferase family 2 protein, translated as MPADLHSLSLSVVIPCYNEQETILSIIERVKEAPVRLQEIIIVDDCSRDNTREILRAQVEQDPLCRVLYHEVNQGKGAALRTGFKHAVGDLVVVQDADLEYDPAEYPRLIKPVVEGKADVVFGSRFQGGDPHRVVFFWHMVGNKMLTLCSNMFTNINLTDMETCYKLFRREIIQQIEIEEPRFGFEPEITAKVARMNCRIFEVGISYYGRTYDEGKKIGWKDGFRAIYAIVKYNLFR; from the coding sequence ATGCCCGCCGACCTCCATTCCCTCAGCCTCTCCGTTGTCATCCCCTGCTACAACGAACAAGAGACGATCCTCTCCATCATCGAGCGGGTAAAAGAAGCACCCGTCCGCCTGCAGGAAATCATCATCGTCGACGACTGCTCGCGCGACAACACCCGCGAAATCCTGCGCGCACAAGTGGAGCAAGACCCGCTTTGCCGCGTGCTCTATCACGAGGTGAACCAGGGCAAGGGTGCTGCGCTGCGAACCGGCTTCAAGCACGCGGTAGGCGACCTTGTCGTCGTCCAGGATGCAGACCTCGAATACGACCCGGCAGAATATCCGCGCCTGATCAAGCCGGTGGTCGAAGGCAAGGCCGATGTCGTCTTCGGCTCCCGCTTCCAGGGGGGCGACCCGCATCGGGTGGTATTTTTCTGGCACATGGTGGGCAACAAGATGCTTACGCTCTGCTCCAACATGTTTACCAACATCAACCTTACGGACATGGAAACCTGCTACAAGCTGTTCCGCCGTGAGATTATCCAGCAGATCGAGATCGAGGAGCCGCGCTTCGGCTTCGAGCCCGAGATCACCGCCAAGGTCGCGCGCATGAACTGCCGCATCTTCGAAGTCGGCATCTCTTACTACGGGCGCACGTATGACGAAGGGAAGAAGATTGGCTGGAAGGACGGCTTCCGCGCGATCTACGCGATCGTGAAATACAACCTCTTCCGTTAG
- the tgt gene encoding tRNA guanosine(34) transglycosylase Tgt, whose protein sequence is MSAFELLKEDPHTRARRGRLQCLHGTIETPIFMPVGTQGTVKALTPAQLEEVGAQIILGNTYHLNLRPGSELVQEMGGLHRFMGWNRPILTDSGGFQVFSLASLRQISERGIAFKSHLDGSNVFLGPQEVVTIQDQLGSDIAMVLDECAPAGCSEAEAQTAVDRSLRWAEDCVKVAATRGFLERGHYLFPIVQGNRFPAMRRQCAEALVQLDMAGYAIGGVSVGEAEADMMIAVEASTEVLPKHKPRYVMGVGTPPQLLRFIALGADMFDCVMPTREARHGIAFTSRGKINLKNNRFRTDSAPLEEGMDNYTCRHFSRAYLRHLLVSGEMLAATLLSLHNVHFFLDLMRQARAHLEAGDFHAWSQAWIERYERGQEG, encoded by the coding sequence ATGAGTGCATTCGAGTTGTTAAAGGAAGACCCGCACACGCGGGCGCGTCGGGGCCGCCTGCAGTGCCTGCATGGCACGATCGAGACCCCCATCTTCATGCCGGTGGGCACGCAAGGCACCGTCAAGGCGCTCACGCCTGCCCAACTGGAAGAGGTGGGCGCGCAGATCATCCTCGGCAATACCTATCACTTGAACCTGCGCCCCGGTTCGGAATTGGTGCAGGAGATGGGCGGCCTGCATCGCTTCATGGGCTGGAACCGCCCCATCCTGACCGACAGCGGCGGCTTCCAGGTCTTCAGCCTCGCCTCGCTGCGCCAGATCAGCGAACGCGGCATCGCCTTCAAGAGCCACCTCGACGGCAGCAATGTTTTTTTGGGGCCGCAGGAGGTTGTTACGATTCAGGACCAGCTTGGGTCGGATATTGCGATGGTGCTCGATGAATGTGCACCCGCCGGTTGTAGCGAAGCCGAAGCGCAAACTGCCGTCGACCGCAGCCTGCGTTGGGCGGAGGACTGTGTGAAGGTGGCCGCTACACGTGGTTTTTTGGAGCGCGGGCACTATTTGTTCCCCATTGTGCAGGGCAATCGCTTCCCGGCCATGCGGCGCCAGTGCGCAGAGGCGCTGGTGCAACTCGACATGGCAGGTTATGCGATCGGCGGGGTGAGCGTGGGCGAGGCGGAGGCCGATATGATGATCGCAGTGGAAGCCTCAACGGAGGTATTGCCTAAGCATAAGCCGCGCTACGTGATGGGCGTAGGGACTCCGCCTCAGCTGTTGCGCTTCATTGCCTTGGGCGCGGATATGTTTGATTGCGTGATGCCTACACGGGAGGCCCGCCACGGCATCGCCTTTACCAGTCGTGGCAAGATCAACCTCAAGAACAACCGCTTCCGCACCGATTCTGCTCCATTGGAAGAGGGTATGGATAATTATACCTGCCGCCATTTCAGCCGTGCTTACCTGCGCCACCTGCTGGTTTCGGGCGAGATGTTGGCGGCCACGCTGCTGTCGTTGCACAACGTCCATTTCTTCCTCGATCTGATGCGGCAGGCGCGCGCGCACCTGGAGGCGGGAGACTTTCATGCGTGGTCACAAGCATGGATCGAACGTTACGAGCGAGGGCAGGAAGGGTAA
- the secA gene encoding preprotein translocase subunit SecA — protein MIFSLFKSLSGSHYRKFYRKCQPLIKRINELEAAYQKESDTWLQAKTDEFRQRLKAGETLDDILPEAFAVVKNGARRLCGREIEYVGTKGVWNMVHYDVQLLGGMALHQHHIAEMQTGEGKTLVATLPLYLNALAGRGAQLVTVNEYLAQRDAEWMGHLYNFLGLSVGVIRNQQPPEEKRAAYNCDITYGTASEFGFDYLRDNGMAMTPQQQVQRDHFFVIVDEVDSVLVDEARTPLIITGPMANDNSAPFINLKPRIERVVREQTRLCNQLINEAKAELEQLASSDDKKGLTQDRAQGALEKMYQVKHGMPKNKVLLRLLEDGRFRKLFEAFDLEMHGDHMKQQRHALRESLFFTIDEKQRSSDLTENGRNLVNPDDPDAFILPDLPSRYVDIDSDSSLNPDEKAQRKADEQSRFEQKSDELHVTSQLLRAYSLYDRDVEYVVQQGKVHIVDENTGRVMVGRRWSEGLHQAIEAKEGVQIERETKTFATITLQNYFRLYEKLAGMTGTAETEANEFSDIYKLKVMVIPTNRPNIRVDEPDIIYKTRREKYQAVIEEIKKVNEHGQPCLVGTVSVDASELLSRMLRRERIPHEVLNAKNHAREAEIVALAGQKGAVTIATNMAGRGTDIKLGEGVPEAGGLYVIGTERHTSRRIDRQLRGRCSRQGDPGRTKFFLSLEDDLMRLYSHGTAGKLLESSFVEGEPLEHKWLSSMIERAQKTVEQQHYSMRKRLLQYDDVGSRQREVVYGLRSEAMHTDQPREIVFELIQEEITHRAEQFGLDAKGASEQAYERFVNWATQTFPIRLELEEIRNQDVEAVEKLALERVQEAYAIKEAAEDSEALVRLERYVIIGTIDRAYQDHLTSLDQLRQEVGLRGYGQKDPLVEFKNEAFKAFEEMMGQVRANICTGIFRNFTSAEAVQQIMQRLGRTLRTSGPADPDGDQREPQEKKGVSVAEAARARQLARAKQLMARRAEPVATPREGAQTQTMNTPNAPAPAEFDRNEVVVIAKGEEQRELKWKQAEQLVKEEGWQVVGRA, from the coding sequence ATGATCTTTTCCCTCTTCAAAAGCCTTAGCGGGAGTCACTACCGCAAGTTTTACCGCAAGTGCCAGCCCCTCATTAAGCGCATCAACGAGCTGGAAGCAGCGTACCAGAAGGAAAGCGATACGTGGCTCCAGGCCAAGACCGATGAGTTTCGCCAACGCTTGAAGGCGGGTGAAACGCTCGACGACATCCTGCCCGAAGCCTTCGCCGTGGTGAAAAACGGTGCCCGCCGCCTCTGTGGCCGCGAGATCGAGTATGTCGGCACCAAAGGCGTGTGGAACATGGTGCACTACGATGTGCAGCTGCTCGGCGGCATGGCCCTGCACCAGCACCACATCGCCGAAATGCAGACCGGTGAGGGCAAGACGCTCGTCGCCACCCTGCCGCTATATCTCAACGCGCTCGCGGGCCGTGGCGCCCAGCTGGTAACGGTCAACGAATACCTGGCCCAGCGCGACGCGGAGTGGATGGGGCACCTCTACAATTTCCTCGGCCTCTCCGTAGGCGTGATCCGCAACCAGCAGCCGCCGGAAGAAAAGCGGGCCGCCTACAACTGCGACATCACCTACGGCACCGCCAGCGAGTTCGGTTTCGATTACCTGCGCGACAACGGGATGGCGATGACGCCCCAGCAGCAGGTCCAGCGCGACCACTTCTTCGTCATTGTTGACGAAGTGGACTCCGTGCTCGTAGACGAGGCTCGTACGCCGCTGATCATCACCGGCCCCATGGCCAACGACAACAGCGCGCCGTTCATCAACCTCAAGCCGCGGATCGAGCGCGTGGTGCGTGAGCAGACCCGCCTTTGCAATCAGCTGATCAATGAGGCCAAGGCCGAGCTGGAGCAGCTTGCGTCCAGCGACGACAAGAAGGGCCTCACGCAAGACCGGGCTCAGGGCGCGCTGGAGAAGATGTATCAGGTCAAGCACGGCATGCCCAAGAACAAGGTACTGCTGCGCCTGCTCGAAGACGGCCGCTTCCGCAAGCTCTTCGAAGCCTTCGACCTCGAGATGCACGGCGATCACATGAAGCAGCAGCGCCACGCCTTGCGCGAGAGCCTCTTCTTCACGATCGACGAAAAGCAGCGTTCGAGCGATTTGACGGAAAACGGGCGCAATCTCGTGAATCCGGACGATCCCGACGCCTTTATCTTGCCCGACTTGCCGAGCCGCTACGTCGACATCGACAGCGATTCCAGCCTCAACCCCGACGAAAAGGCCCAGCGCAAGGCCGACGAGCAGTCCCGCTTCGAGCAAAAGTCCGACGAACTGCATGTGACGAGCCAGCTGCTGCGTGCCTACAGCCTCTACGATCGCGACGTCGAGTATGTCGTGCAGCAGGGCAAGGTGCACATCGTGGACGAAAACACGGGGCGCGTGATGGTTGGCCGCCGCTGGTCCGAAGGCCTGCACCAGGCGATCGAAGCCAAGGAAGGCGTGCAGATCGAGCGCGAGACCAAGACCTTCGCCACGATTACGCTGCAAAACTACTTCCGCCTCTACGAAAAGCTGGCGGGTATGACGGGCACGGCCGAGACCGAGGCCAACGAATTCAGCGACATCTACAAGCTGAAGGTCATGGTCATCCCAACCAACCGGCCCAACATCCGTGTCGACGAGCCCGACATCATTTACAAGACGCGCCGCGAGAAATACCAGGCGGTGATCGAAGAGATCAAGAAGGTGAACGAGCACGGCCAGCCCTGCCTCGTCGGCACCGTCTCGGTCGACGCCTCGGAGCTGCTCAGCCGTATGCTCCGCCGCGAGCGCATCCCGCACGAAGTCCTCAACGCCAAGAACCACGCCCGCGAAGCCGAAATCGTCGCGCTGGCGGGCCAGAAGGGCGCCGTCACCATCGCGACCAATATGGCCGGTCGCGGTACCGACATCAAGCTGGGTGAAGGCGTGCCCGAAGCGGGCGGCCTCTACGTGATCGGCACCGAGCGCCACACCTCGCGCCGGATCGACCGCCAGTTACGTGGCCGTTGCTCGCGTCAGGGCGACCCGGGCCGCACCAAGTTTTTCCTCTCGCTGGAAGACGACCTCATGCGGCTCTACAGCCACGGCACCGCCGGCAAGCTGTTGGAGAGCTCGTTCGTCGAAGGCGAGCCGCTGGAGCACAAGTGGCTCAGCTCCATGATCGAGCGTGCGCAGAAGACCGTCGAGCAGCAGCACTACTCGATGCGCAAGCGCCTCCTGCAGTACGACGACGTGGGCTCGCGCCAGCGCGAAGTCGTGTATGGCCTGCGTTCGGAAGCGATGCATACCGACCAGCCGCGCGAAATCGTGTTTGAGCTGATCCAGGAAGAGATCACGCACCGGGCCGAGCAGTTTGGCCTCGATGCCAAGGGCGCGAGCGAGCAGGCCTACGAGCGCTTTGTCAACTGGGCCACGCAGACCTTCCCGATCCGTCTGGAGCTGGAAGAGATCCGCAATCAGGACGTGGAAGCGGTCGAAAAGCTGGCGTTGGAGCGCGTGCAGGAAGCCTACGCGATCAAGGAAGCGGCGGAAGACTCCGAAGCCCTCGTGCGCCTCGAGCGTTACGTGATCATCGGCACGATCGACCGCGCTTATCAGGATCACCTCACCTCGCTCGACCAGCTCCGCCAGGAAGTGGGCTTGCGCGGCTACGGCCAGAAGGACCCGCTCGTCGAGTTCAAGAACGAAGCTTTCAAGGCCTTCGAGGAGATGATGGGGCAGGTGCGCGCCAACATCTGCACGGGCATCTTCCGCAACTTTACCAGTGCCGAGGCCGTCCAGCAGATCATGCAGCGCCTGGGCCGCACCCTGCGCACCTCCGGCCCGGCCGATCCCGATGGCGATCAGCGCGAGCCGCAGGAAAAGAAGGGCGTCTCGGTGGCCGAAGCCGCCCGTGCGCGCCAACTGGCCCGCGCCAAGCAGCTGATGGCCCGCCGCGCCGAACCGGTGGCGACACCGCGCGAAGGCGCGCAGACGCAGACGATGAATACGCCGAACGCCCCGGCCCCCGCCGAGTTCGACCGCAACGAGGTCGTCGTCATCGCCAAGGGTGAGGAACAGCGTGAGCTGAAGTGGAAGCAGGCCGAGCAACTGGTGAAGGAAGAAGGCTGGCAAGTCGTCGGCCGCGCCTAA
- the lnt gene encoding apolipoprotein N-acyltransferase → MAPSRAFWQAVAPWLVGLLTPLLWVLAFPPVGLEALAYVFLVPLALWAYTAPSWRRFGLVSFAAGFIAWVVLLSWLRHFTSHLDIPAWQRIGGAWLALLSLSAAMAAYFTLWALSLRWLAPWCLGKAWWLRLFGLLGVAASWVVIEWVRGWFLSGFPWLPLAASQWRTPLVLQILPVTGYYGLSFLLLFFNLAVAAYLRQMVRQLRAKLPWQQRISIEFYTALGLLALSIVQGFGQRNSARQTERLGEVAFVQPYIRPQQRWDAEQDGQTIQTLGRLTELAGLVEPDLILWPEAPTPLFFKAQPAADRWISDLSAEVKAPILVGGMVAELENPADTHGHGSYESFNAVLLATPQNGIATDHYYAKRHLVPFGEYTPFADILPAAVPAGFSAGQKPGLLRVPLKHRSLSVGPLVCYEDIFPDLAREQVQEGAEVLFVANNNSWYGQEGSGEQHASHAVLRAVETRRPVLRSGNGGWSGWIDEHGQIRHELRDAQTGSIYFQGVQHAQLTRDPRFQGYQTPFVRFGPWFVYLCLFWVGAAALLRWRSRQTAVGH, encoded by the coding sequence ATGGCTCCCTCGCGTGCATTCTGGCAGGCTGTCGCGCCCTGGCTCGTCGGCCTGCTGACGCCTCTGCTGTGGGTGCTGGCGTTCCCACCCGTAGGGCTGGAGGCGCTGGCCTACGTCTTTCTGGTGCCGCTGGCGCTCTGGGCCTACACGGCTCCCAGCTGGCGGCGCTTTGGGCTGGTCAGCTTTGCCGCTGGTTTTATCGCGTGGGTGGTACTGCTCTCGTGGCTGCGGCACTTCACGAGCCATCTGGACATCCCGGCGTGGCAGCGGATCGGCGGCGCGTGGCTGGCCCTGCTCTCGCTCTCGGCTGCGATGGCGGCCTACTTTACGCTCTGGGCACTCTCGCTGCGCTGGCTCGCGCCGTGGTGCCTGGGCAAGGCCTGGTGGCTGCGGCTCTTCGGCCTGCTCGGCGTCGCCGCCTCGTGGGTGGTGATCGAGTGGGTGCGCGGCTGGTTCCTCTCCGGGTTTCCCTGGCTGCCGCTGGCCGCCAGCCAATGGCGTACGCCTCTGGTGCTGCAGATCCTGCCCGTCACGGGGTATTACGGGCTTAGTTTCCTGCTGCTGTTTTTCAACCTCGCAGTGGCGGCCTATCTGCGGCAGATGGTGCGTCAGCTCCGGGCCAAGCTGCCCTGGCAACAGCGCATCTCGATCGAATTTTACACCGCGCTCGGGTTGCTGGCGCTGAGCATCGTGCAGGGCTTCGGCCAGCGTAACAGTGCGCGCCAGACGGAGCGGCTGGGGGAGGTGGCCTTTGTGCAGCCCTACATCCGCCCGCAGCAGCGCTGGGATGCGGAGCAGGACGGGCAGACGATTCAGACTCTGGGTCGCCTGACCGAGCTGGCCGGTCTGGTCGAGCCCGACCTGATCCTCTGGCCCGAAGCGCCGACCCCTCTTTTCTTCAAGGCGCAACCGGCGGCCGACCGCTGGATCAGCGACCTGAGCGCCGAGGTCAAAGCCCCGATCCTCGTCGGCGGCATGGTGGCCGAGCTGGAGAACCCCGCCGACACCCACGGCCACGGCTCCTACGAGTCGTTCAACGCCGTGCTGCTGGCCACGCCGCAAAACGGGATTGCTACCGACCATTATTACGCCAAGCGCCACCTCGTGCCCTTCGGCGAATACACACCCTTTGCCGACATCCTGCCCGCTGCGGTGCCCGCCGGGTTCAGCGCGGGGCAGAAGCCGGGGCTCTTGCGTGTGCCGCTGAAGCACCGAAGCCTGTCGGTGGGGCCGCTCGTATGCTACGAAGACATTTTCCCCGACCTCGCCCGTGAGCAGGTCCAGGAGGGGGCCGAGGTGCTCTTCGTGGCCAACAACAACTCGTGGTACGGCCAGGAAGGTAGTGGCGAGCAACACGCTTCCCACGCGGTCTTGCGGGCGGTGGAGACCCGCCGGCCTGTCCTGCGCTCCGGCAACGGCGGCTGGAGCGGCTGGATCGACGAGCACGGCCAGATCCGCCATGAGCTGCGCGACGCGCAGACGGGCAGCATCTACTTTCAAGGCGTGCAGCACGCCCAGCTGACCCGCGACCCGCGCTTCCAGGGCTACCAGACACCCTTCGTGCGCTTCGGCCCGTGGTTCGTGTATCTGTGCCTGTTTTGGGTGGGTGCGGCGGCCTTGCTGCGTTGGCGTAGTAGGCAAACGGCGGTAGGGCATTAG
- a CDS encoding energy transducer TonB yields the protein MKVKFYTLILGFILSLFAVSAVSAQSSTSEEPKALKVIEPSLPYEVARYKISSEAMVRFKLDSNGRPVGIRVESSSDRDFAESVVRAVRQWRYEVPEGYNGQEFRLPVVVNFDA from the coding sequence ATGAAAGTTAAGTTCTACACCCTCATCCTCGGGTTCATCTTGTCCCTGTTCGCCGTTTCGGCGGTCTCGGCTCAGTCTTCCACTTCGGAAGAACCTAAGGCCCTCAAGGTGATTGAGCCGTCCCTGCCGTACGAAGTCGCCCGCTACAAGATCAGCAGCGAAGCGATGGTGCGCTTCAAGCTCGATTCCAACGGTCGTCCCGTTGGCATCCGCGTGGAGTCGTCCTCGGACCGGGACTTTGCCGAATCCGTGGTGCGTGCCGTTCGCCAATGGCGCTATGAAGTGCCGGAAGGCTACAATGGCCAGGAATTCCGCCTGCCCGTCGTCGTCAACTTCGACGCGTAA